From the Pseudodesulfovibrio indicus genome, the window AACAAGGGCGAAAATTCGGATCATGCGCATGGAAAATACTCCTTAGGTGCTCCGGGGATAGGAAGGTGTTTCTTGCCCGTTTCGTTCGGGTTGTGTCCCGTTGATTAATTCCCTATGTTCTGTGCTGTTATGTCGCAACCCAGTCACGCGAACGGTTAAATTCGTGATAGTCCGCAGGTGATCAGCCGATGAGAGATATGAAGCCGTCAGGCAAGTTGTGTCCCCGGGAATTCTTCAGCGTATCCGATCAGGTAAGCTACCTCGAACCGGAACAGACGCGGGCCCTGGAGGACGCCTTCCGGAACTGGAAGGACGGCGCCCGGCGCATGGACAGCGTCCGCGCCCGGACCCGGCTCTGGCTCCTGTTCCTGATGGTCCGGCATACCGGTGCGCGGCTGGGGGAGATTCTGGCCCTGGACGACGCCACGGCCTTTGCCCCGGAAGGGCCGTTCGTGCGGCTGGGCCGCGAGGAGCGTCCCCGGGAGGTGCCGCTGCCCGAAGATTTCTTCGCCGAGCTGGCGGCGTTCATGGAGAGCCCCATGGGGTACGGGTTGCGCGGCGAGCTGTTCCGCGTGGACCCCGGCTATTTTCGACGCATCTGCTATGAGCGCGGCAAGGAGTGCGGGTTGTCCAAGGACCTGGTCTGCCCCAAGTCCCTGCGCAACACCCGGGCCGTGGAGATGCTCAGGGGCGGGGTACCCATCACCATCGTCAAGGAGGTTCTGGGCCAGTCCTCCCTGGACCTGACCGCCAACTTCCAGCAGTTCTCCTCCGGCGACGTGCAGTCCATCGTGCGCACCGCCCACGAGGCCATGCGCAAGCGGACCTCCGCGCGCAACTCCTTCGTGGGCCACGTGGTGGAGGTCCAGACCGACGAGGTCATGGCCCAGGTGGTCCTGGAGACCCGCTCCTGCCTTCGCATCAGCGCGGTCATCACCATGGACTCCCTGCGCAACCTCAAGATCGTCGTCGGCAGCCCGGTCATCGCCACGGTCAAGGCCCCGCTGGTCAACGTCCTGCGGCGGGAGGGGCATCTCGAGGGCAGCGCCCGCAACCGGCTGGAGGCCGAAACCCTGCGCGTGACGTCCACCCCGGTCCTGTCCGAGGTCCTGGGACGCCTTCCCGACGGTTCCGACGTCTGCGCCCTGATCTCGGCCCAGAGCGCCGAGGACCTGGACCTCAAGGCGGGCGACCCGGTGGAGTTCTGGTTCAAGGCGTTGTCCGTGGTCCTGAACACGGTTCAGCTCTGAGCTTTCGTCCCCCTCGGCAGCCGCCGGTCGGCGCCAAGTCCTCGGGCGCGGCATTGCCCGAAAAAAAAGCCCTTTCCCCGGACCGGGAAAAGGGCTTTTGCATGTATTTCGGGTGGCCGGATCAGTGTTGCAGGATCTGGCTCAGGAACTGTTTGGTGCGGTCGAAGCGCGGGTTGGAGAAGAACTCCTCCGGGGAATTCTGCTCCACGATCTCGCCGCAATCCATGAAGATGATCCGGTCGGCCACGGTGCGGGCGAAGCCCATCTCGTGGGTCACGCAGACCATGGTCATGTTCTCCTCGGCCAGGGCGACCATGACGTCGAGGACCTCCTTGATCATTTCGGGGTCCAGGGCCGAGGTCGGCTCGTCGAAGAGCAGGATGTTCGGGTTCATGCACAGGGCGCGGGCGATGGCCACGCGCTGCTGCTGGCCGCCCGAGAGCTGGCCGGGGTACTTGCCCGACTGTTCGGCGATGCGCACCCGCTCCAGAAAGTGCATGGCCGTGGCCTCGGCCTCGCGCCGGGGCATCTTGCGCACCCATATGGGGGCCAGGGTCAGGTTCTCCAGCACGGTCATGTGCGGGAACAGGTTGAAGTTCTGGAAGACCATGCCCACCTCGCGGCGGATCTTCTCCAGCCCCTTGAGGTTGCCGGTCAGTTCGGTGCCGTCCACGATGATGGTCCCTTCCTGGTGGCGCTCAAGGCGGTTCATGCAGCGGATGAGCGTGGACTTGCCGGACCCGGACGGGCCGCAGATGACGATGCGTTCGCCCTTGCGTACCTCCAGGTCGATATTCTTGAGGACGTGGAAGTCGCCGTACCACTTGTTCAGCCCTTTCACGTCGATGATGATTTCGTCGGAAGTCATGGAAAGCCTTCTATCTGTTGGTTTGCGGGCCGCGTTTTTCCAGGCTGCGGCCATAGCGGCTCATGCCGAAGCAGATGCACCAGTAGACCACGGCGCAGAACACGTATCCCTCGACGTCGTGGCCCAGCCAGTGCTGGTCCTGGGATGCGGCCTTGGCCATGCCGAGGAAGTCGAGCAACCCCACGATGATCACCAGGGAGGTGTCCTTGAACAGGGCGATGCACCGCCCGATCAAAGCCGGGAGCACGTAGCGCAGGGCCTGGGGCAGGACCACGAACAGGGTGATCATCCACTTGGACAGGCCCAGCGCCTTGGCCGCGTCGAGCTGGCCGCTCGGCACGGCCTGGAGCCCGCCGCGCACCACCTCGGCGATGTACGCGGACGAGAACAGGATGATGCCCACCTGGACCCTGAGCAGGTTGTTGATCTGGAGGTTCACGGGCAGGAACAGGGGCATCATCACCGAGGCCATGAACAGGATGGTGATCAGCGGCACGCCGCGCACCAGCTCGATGAAGCCGATGCACACGGAGCTGATGCCGACCATCCTGGACTGCCGTCCGAGGGCGAGCAGGATGCCGAAGGGCACCGAGAAGATGATGCCCACGGCGGCCAGGCCCAGGGAGAGCATCAGCCCGCCCCACATGGACTGGTCCACCTCGGCCAAACCGAGGCCGCCGCCGATCAGCCACAGAATCGCCACCAG encodes:
- a CDS encoding TOBE domain-containing protein — protein: MRDMKPSGKLCPREFFSVSDQVSYLEPEQTRALEDAFRNWKDGARRMDSVRARTRLWLLFLMVRHTGARLGEILALDDATAFAPEGPFVRLGREERPREVPLPEDFFAELAAFMESPMGYGLRGELFRVDPGYFRRICYERGKECGLSKDLVCPKSLRNTRAVEMLRGGVPITIVKEVLGQSSLDLTANFQQFSSGDVQSIVRTAHEAMRKRTSARNSFVGHVVEVQTDEVMAQVVLETRSCLRISAVITMDSLRNLKIVVGSPVIATVKAPLVNVLRREGHLEGSARNRLEAETLRVTSTPVLSEVLGRLPDGSDVCALISAQSAEDLDLKAGDPVEFWFKALSVVLNTVQL
- a CDS encoding amino acid ABC transporter ATP-binding protein, producing the protein MTSDEIIIDVKGLNKWYGDFHVLKNIDLEVRKGERIVICGPSGSGKSTLIRCMNRLERHQEGTIIVDGTELTGNLKGLEKIRREVGMVFQNFNLFPHMTVLENLTLAPIWVRKMPRREAEATAMHFLERVRIAEQSGKYPGQLSGGQQQRVAIARALCMNPNILLFDEPTSALDPEMIKEVLDVMVALAEENMTMVCVTHEMGFARTVADRIIFMDCGEIVEQNSPEEFFSNPRFDRTKQFLSQILQH
- a CDS encoding amino acid ABC transporter permease — its product is MSEQLKTFVPCPCCPPPTAAKGVILWLRTNLFSGWFNSALTVLALLLLARVVPPLVNWALIHAVWSGGPEMCTNSGACWAFIADKARVMLIGTYPQDLAWRPLAAAILFAGVIAATVSGRCKKRFLAGVWPVVLVAILWLIGGGLGLAEVDQSMWGGLMLSLGLAAVGIIFSVPFGILLALGRQSRMVGISSVCIGFIELVRGVPLITILFMASVMMPLFLPVNLQINNLLRVQVGIILFSSAYIAEVVRGGLQAVPSGQLDAAKALGLSKWMITLFVVLPQALRYVLPALIGRCIALFKDTSLVIIVGLLDFLGMAKAASQDQHWLGHDVEGYVFCAVVYWCICFGMSRYGRSLEKRGPQTNR